GCGACAACAGTCTAATTACAAATTCGTAAGCGATTTTGATTCATATAAATTTTAAATGTAGTACTTATCACTAAAATTACAAATTAAAAAGAATGGGATAGACGCTCTTATATGCGCCTATCCCATTCTTTAGAATATTAGTGAACTTTAATCATCATCATCCTGGTTCGATAATTCAATGCTTCTATTCACAGCGGACCGTAAGCAATCTTCAAAAATACCTTTAATATCATATTCTGATAATGCATTTAATCCAGCTTGTGTAGTTCCGCCCTTAGAAGTAATATTTTTACGTAATTGTCCCATGCTTAATTCTGATCTTTCAATCATTTTACTCGTACCAATAATTAAGTTTCTAATTGATTCTTCTACTTGGTCTTTTTCTAATCCTAAACGTGTACCAGCAGTAACGTATTGCTCAAAAACATGATATAAAAATGCTGGACCGCTTCCTGTTATTGCTGTTACCTGATGCAAATTATCTTCTGACACTTCAATGGCAGAACCAAATGCATTAATTAAACCATCAACTTCATCTTTAGAAGTTGCGCCGAAATTACCCGAGAAACTAATACCTGTCACAGAATGACCGACATGTGCATTTGTGTTAGGCATAATACGTGCAACTGGATTTTTAGTATTTAATTGTTCCCTAATGTAGTCCATTGGTAAACCAGCCATAATTGAGATAAATTTATTTTTATCAGTAATATAGGGTCTAATTCTTTCTGCTAACGCTTCAAAATCATGTGGTTTTGTACCTATGAATACGTAATCTGCTTTTGCAAGCAATGCTTTATCATCATAGCTATAATTAACACCTAATTGTTGCGCATAATCCTTTAAAGCTTGCTCATTAGATCTATTAGTTAAATAGATATCATTAGAGTCAATCACATTTGAATTAACTATCCCTGTAAAAATGGCATGTGCCATATTGCCTGCTCCGTAAAACACTAGTTTCATGTAGAATCAACACTTCCTTGTTATGTGATGTTTCCATACTAACATAGTTACACTATTTTCCTAATAATTATATGCAATTATTTACAAAATCAAGAAATAAACTTATACTTTGTAAAATAAAAATAAAGAGTGAGGTGGTTCTTTGAAAGGTCAACATTACATAATGACAGGGGCAACGAGTGGTCTAGGATTAGCCCTTTTAAAAACCTTATTAAAGCAACAGGTACGGGTAACAGTTTTGGCAAGAACTCCTCAAAAAATAGCAGAATTAACAAATAAAATTAATTCTAATCAATTAACTATTATAAAATGTAATTTACTTAATATTGATGATATTAACAGTATCACGGCTCAACTATCAGCTTCTAAAATTGACGGATTGATTTATAGTTCGGGAGTTGGTTATTTTAAATCTATAGAAGCTCATTCGACTGAGGAAATACTAGAAACCTATCAATTGAATCTAGTTAACTTTAATGTACTCTTTAAAGCGTTATTACCGTATTTTGCGCATAACGCCTCTATAGTAGGTATTGGTAGTCAAGCTGCTTATTCAACACAAGCATATGCGGCACATTACGGTGCAAGCAAAGCTGCGTTTATACAATTATTAAATGCATTGCGTCTAGAACATCCGTCATTCCACGTTATGACAGTGAATACAGGACCTGTTAATACGCCGTTTCACAATCATGCAGATCCTACATTACAATACGCTAAAAAGTATCAACGTATTATGTTAGACCCTTCACGTTTAGCACAGGATATCATTGATGGCATTAATCAGAAAAAGGTCGAAATTAACCAACCTAGATGGATGTATATATTGCTAAAATTTTATAATCTAGCACCTCGCATTTATGAACGATTATTTCCATTTGCTTTCAAAAATAAAAAGTAAATATCAATTATAAAAATCCCAACAATGTTTAGTTGTTGGGATTTTCTGTATATTGCTTATTTTACATGTTGTGTATATTGTAAGTTTTTCACACGTTCTCTTGCTGCTTTTAATTGTTCATCACTAATGGCTTGTGCTGCTTCATAATTTTTAATATTCTCTTCAAGTTGAGCAGGGCTACTAGCACCTACAATAATAGAGCCCAATGCTTCTTGTGATTTTAAATATTTAAATGTTAAAGCTGTCAAATTATTTTCTACTTCTTTAATTGAAGCAATTGTTTCTCCTAATTCTTGGTAGGTATAATCAAAGATACCTTCATTAAATTTATTATCCAATGCTTTACTACTATTAGCTGTAAGAAGTCCTTTAAATACTGGTCCACGTGCCAAAATTTTAACGTTGTTAGCATTAACTTCATCAACTAAATCTTCTGGTCTATTGTCAATAAGGTTGAATTGAGACATTAATGTCTCAATTTGACTATGTTCTAAATAATATCTTATAACATTAGGTCTAATAGAAGAAATGCCATACGCTCGAACAATACCTTCTTGTTTTAAGTCATCAAAAGCGCTAATTGTTTCATCTAAAGGATCATCTATCGTACCGCCATGTAGTTGATATAAATCAAGCTCATCTAGTCCTAAATTTCTTAACGAATCTTTCACAGCTGATTTAATATATTTTTTAGATGGATCCCAGAAAGTTGAACCATCATCTTGCAAATGATTACCTACTTTTGTACCAATAACAATATCATCTCGATTTTGATATTTTTTTAATGCTTTACCTACAATATTTTCATTGACACCTTTGTCATAAACATCAGCTGTATCAAAATAAGTGATACCTTGTTCAATCGCACTTTCAATAATAGTTTCTGACTTGTCATAATCTGTTCCAAGACTCATACAACCTAAGCCAACTTCAGATAATTCAATGCCACTTGTTAATATGTTCTTTTGCATGTTGTTTCTCCTTTCGATACACTAATGAGATAAGATAAAGAGGCGCAAAAAGAAAACTAGTTTTTAGCGAGTATACTTATAATGTTATATCTTAAATAAACTTTGCACTAAGCCTCTATTATCGATATAACAATCTTAACAATTACTATCAAATATTAAAAGGAACGTGATTACCATGAACTTATATGAAAAAACTACAAATAAAAAAAGTATCTATAAAGGAAAGATTATAGATTTAGAAGTACATGAAGTTGATTTACCAAATGGTGAATCTTCTACACGTGAAATTGTGTTACATAATGGGGCTGTTGCGGTCTGCGCACTTACGTCAGAAAACAAAATCGTCTTAGTAGAACAATTTAGGAAACCACTTGATAATACTATGCTAGAAATACCCGCCGGAAAATTAGAAATAGGGGAAGAGCGTGAAGAAGCAGCTAAAAGAGAATTAGAAGAAGAAACGGGTTATAAAGCTAAAGAATTAACGCTTATTACAGATATGTATGGTTCTCCTGGCTTCACAAATGAGAAAATTTCTATTTATTTAGCCACTGAATTATTGAAAGGTGAAAAACAATTAGATGAAGATGAATTTATTGAATTACACGAATTATCAATTAACAAAGCTCAAGAAAAGCTTAAAAACAACGAAATAAATGATGCAAAAACAATTATTGCACTTCAATATCTATTGCTTAATTATAATCATTCTAATTAAATAATGGAATTAACTTGCGAATTTTTTCAATTATTGGTATTTTAGATATAAATCATTAACTAAATTAAAATGATTATAATTATTAGTAGGGGAGTGAGGCTTCCGTGGAAGAACGATTAAATCGCGTGAAGCAACAATTACAGCAATCATCATATAAGTTAACTCCACAAAGAGAAGCAACTTTAAGAGTTTTAATTGAAAATGAAAAAGATCATTTAAGTGCTGAAGACGTATATTTAAAAGTAAAAGATAAAGCACCTGAAATTGGATTAGCCACTGTTTATAGAACATTAGAGTTATTAGCAGAATTAAAAGTCGTCGATAAAATTAATTTTGGTGATGGTGTTGCTAGGTTTGATTTACGTAAAGAAGGTGCTAAACATTTCCATCATCATTTAGTTTGTATGGAGTGTGGCAAAGTAGAAGAAATAGAAGAAGACTTATTACCAAAAGTAGAAGAAAAGGTTGAGCAAGATTTCAACTTTAGAATATTAGACCATCGTTTAACTTTCCATGGCATTTGTTCTACCTGTCAAGCTAAAGGTAAATAATGATAGATTGACGTTAATGAGGTGGCGTTATGGAAACAATAAAAAATGAATATTTAAAATTTATTCAATTAGAAAAAGGGCTCAGTTCCAATACAATAGGTGCGTATCGTCGAGATTTGGATAAGTATGTTACTTATTTAAATGATAACAAAATAGCACATATTGATTTTGTAGATAGACAAACAATTCAACAGTGTCTAGGTTATTTACATGATCAAGGCGCATCTGCAAAGTCTCTAGCTCGCTTCATTTCTACAGTGCGCAGTTTCCATCAATTTGCCTTAAGAGAGAAGTATGCAGCTAAAGATCCTACGGTATTAATTGAAACGCCTAAATATGAAAGAAGATTGCCAGATGTTTTAGAAGTTGATGAAATTATAGCTTTACTTGAAACGCCAGATATTAATAAAAATAACGGTTACCGCGACAGAACGATGTTGGAATTACTTTATGCAACAGGGATGCGTGTAACTGAACTGATTCAATTAGAAGTCGAAAACGTTAATTTAATCATGGGCTTTGTAAGAGTTTTTGGTAAAGGCAACAAAGAACGCATTGTTCCATTAGGAGACACCGTAATTGATTTTTTAACTAAATATATAGAAACAGTACGGCCTCAACTACTTAAAAAAACAACGACCGATGCGCTGTTTTTAAACTTACATGGCAAGCCTTTGTCTAGACAAGGCATTTGGAAAATGATTAAGCAAGCAAGTATTAAAGCCAATATTAATAAAACTTTAACGCCTCATACTTTAAGACATTCCTTTGCAACACATTTACTTGAAAATGGTGCCGACTTGAGAGCTGTACAAGAAATGTTAGGACATTCTGATATTTCAACTACACAACTATATACACACGTTTCCAAATCACAAATAAGAAAAATGTATAATGCCTTTCATCCTAGAGCATAGAGGGGAATTATATACATAAAAACCACATGCTTTTAGTAAAGCCATGTGGTTTTTAAATTATTTAGATAACCGATTATTATTTTTCATTGCGTCTTGTCTTGCTTGTATCACTTCACTACGATCTCTTTTAATATGGTGATGAATAATATAATCATCTTCGATAACATAAGGTGTTGAAATATAATTTGGAAAATCGTGCAGTATTTGTTGTTCCATAGCGTCAGTTATAGGTAATTGAATGGGTTGAAACGTTTTTCGTTGCTCAATATTATAAATAATTTGTGTAATTAAATTTTTGTAATGACTAATGTGTAAACCTAAGTATTGGGAGTCTTCATCTTGTACTATGATCTTGTAAGCACGTTCGAATGAACGTTTAGCACCTATGAAATTATGTCTTCGATAATGGTAGCATCCAGTTGCGAATAGTATTAAACTTACGACCGGGTCATTTTTACTGAAAGAAGAATTTTGTTTCCATGCTTCTTCTAGTATATCATGACATAAAAAATAATGTTGTTGAGTATGAAATTGATAGTAAAATAGTTTTAGTGCATTATCCATAAGCTTCCGCTCCAAAAATTTATTGTTTATTACAAACATGGTATAATATTTTAGTGAATAACGCACTTAACTTGCAACTTATATGAGGTAGATAAAATGTATGAAGTAAAACTAGATGCTTTTAATGGTCCTTTGGATTTATTGTTGCACCTTATCCAAAAATTTGAAATAGATATTTATGATATACCAATGAAATCACTCACTGAACAATATATGCAATATGTACATACAATGAATCAGCTTGAAATCAATTTAGCGAGCGATTATTTAGTTATGGCGTCAGAATTATTAATGATTAAAAGTAAAATGTTACTACCTCAAAGTGATGAGGATGATTATTTTGAAGAAGATCCTCGTGAAGACTTAGTAGGGCGTTTAATTGAATATCAAAACTACAAAGAATATACAGCAACACTTAATGAAAAAAAAGAAGAACGTGCACATTATTACGCAAAATACCCAACTGATTTGAGCCATTTAGAAAAAAATGAATTGTGGGACCCTAACAATACAATTGATTTGACCGAGTTAATTATTGCTTATCAAAAAGTTAAAAATAGAATGGAACTTAACACACCAAAATCAGTTAATATTCACAAAGAAACATTTACTATACAACAAGCTACTTCTCAAGTACAACTACGATTACAAAAAGAACATTCATTTAATTTCTTTAGTTTGTTTAATTATTCAGAACCTATCGAAATGGTAGTTACACACTTTTTAGCTATTTTAGAAATGTCTAAATCAGGTTCAATTAATATAGAACAACATAACAGTTTTGATGATATTAATATAATAAGGGGAGTAAATTATGGCATTAATGCATAATGGCATCTTAGAAGCACTGCTATACACTGCAGGTGATGAAGGCATTGAAGAACGGCAATTACTTGAAATATTAGATTTTGATCAGTCAACTTTCCATGAGCTCATAGCAAACTATGAATCTCCTGGTTTAGTAATTCAAAAATTTGGTACTACTTACGTATTAACTACAAAAAAAGAAGCATCAGAGTATGTTGAAAAGCTAGTAGAACAAAAGTCGAAGATGAAAATATCGCAAGCAGCTATGGAAACTTTATCTATTATTGCTTATAACCAGCCAATCTCACGCAGTGATATTGAAATGATTAGAGGTATCAATTCAGATGGTGCAGTCAAAACATTAATTGCAAAAGGTTTAGTAGAAGCAAAAGAAGAAGATGCTTCCCGTAGTCACCAACTTTATACAACCAATTTATTTTTAAATGTATTTGGAATAGAAACTATAGAGGATTTACCAACAACTGATGAAGACGATGAAGAAATTGAGGCTTTTTTCAGTAATTTAGTCAATCAAAAAGGAGAAAATAATGAGTAACGAATCACAAAGATTACAAAAGCGCATCGCCAATAGTGGTTATACTTCAAGACGTAAAGCGGAAGTGCTTATAGAAGAAGGTAAAGTCAAAGTAAACGGCGAACAAGTAACAGAATTAGGCACGAAAGTAAAACCTTCAGATATAATAGAAGTTGAAGGCATTAAAATTGAACAAGAAGATAAGCTCTATATTCTATTTTATAAACCCACACAAGTTATTACGAGCGTTTCAGATGATAAAGGTCGTAAAGTTGTAACTGATTATTTCAACGAGCTTGAAACAAGAATATACCCTGTGGGTAGATTAGACTATGATACTTCAGGTTTATTATTATTAACAAACGATGGAGACTTTACTAATTTAATGACACATCCTCGTTATAAAATTAAAAAGAAATATATCGTTAAATTAAAAGGTTATCTAATGCGAGAAGAAGTAAAAGCGTTAGAAAAGGGTGTTAAATTAGAAGATGGCATGACACATCCAGCTACAGTTAAAATTAAAAATCAAGATAAAGAAAAATCCAATACGCTTGTTGAAATTACTATAAGTGAAGGGCGTAATAGACAAGTACGCCGTATGTTCGAACATTTTGGTCATCAAGTAACAAAGTTACAAAGAATTGAATTTGGTCCACTTAATTTAACAGGTTTAAACGCAGGTGAGGGCAGAGTTTTAACACCACATGAAGTGAAAACATTACGTCACTTAGCAGAGAACGGAAAATAACTATTTATATTTGATAGATATTGAGAATATTTTCACAAAGATTATTTTTGAGTAAGTCATACTCATTTTGCTATGCTATAATTAATATGAATAGGAAATGTAAACATGTGTGGGAGGTATTTATATTGCCAAATCAAATTCTTGTGGTAGACGATGAAGATAGAATTAGAAGATTACTGAAATTATATCTTGAAAGAGAATCTTTTGAGATTGATGAAGCAAAAGATGGTAAAGAGGCGTATGAAAAAGCGATGAACCATGATTATGCTTGTATCTTATTGGATTTAATGTTGCCAGAGATGGATGGTATAACTGTGGCATCACGCTTAAGAGAACATAAAGAAACACCGATTATAATGCTTACTGCCAAAGGTGAAGAAACAAATAGAGTTGAAGGTTTTGAAACAGGTGCTGACGACTATATAGTTAAACCTTTCTCACCTCGTGAAGTAGTCTTGCGATTAAAAGCCTTATTAAGACGCACTCAAGTAACTACAAGTGAACAAAGTGAACCGCACGCTAAAGATTTAATTGAATTTAATCATTTAACAATTGATAATGATGCACATCGTGTATTAGCTGACGATAAACAAGTCAATTTAACACCAAAAGAATATGAATTATTAATTTTCTTGGCTAAAACACCTAATAAAGTGTTTGATCGCGAACAATTATTAAAAGAAGTTTGGCATTATGAATTTTATGGTGATTTAAGAACGGTGGACACACACGTAAAACGATTAAGAGAAAAACTTAATCGTGTTTCTGGTGATGCAGCACAAATGATTCAAACTGTATGGGGCGTTGGCTATAAATTCGAGGTAAAATCAAATGATGAATCGGCTGAATAATGTAGTCATAAAACTGTGGTTAACTATAATTTTTATAGTAACGACAGTTTTAATTTTATTAAGTGCTGCTCTTATCACATTTATACAATCTTATTTCACTCAAGATACTGAAAAATCACTATTACAAGATGCGAAACAAGTAAGTCAACTAGTCAATGAATCAAAAAATAAAGATACTGCTATTGAGTATAGTCATAAATTAATCGAAGGACCTGTTGGTTTAATTATAATATCTGATAAACATATGGCAGAACCTAAAAATAATAAAGTTAAAAGGCAAATGTTTGATGCTGTTAAGACAGATTCAAATTACAACAAAATCTTCGATAAAGGACAAAAAAATTCAGAACATGTGACCATAAATGTTAATGGTGAAAAACGAACTTATGTGCTAATTGGTTATCCAACTAAACCTATAAATAATGATGTTAAAAGTAAATACAGTGGCGTATTCATATACCAGAATTTAAAAGGTGTCGAGGAAACCAATAATGTAATTACCGTTATTATATTAATTATTGCAGTGATTTTCTTAGCAATTACAACGGTATTTGCTTTCTTCTTATCATCAAGAATTACAAAACCACTAAGAGAATTGAGATCTCAAGCTATTGAAGTATCGAAAGGCCAATATAAACAAACATCTACCATTACTTCTAAAGATGAAATTGGTGAATTATCACGCGCTTTTAATACGATGAGTTATGAAATTCAACGTCACGTAGATGCGCTTTCTTCTTCAAAAAATATTAGAGACAGTTTAATTAATTCCATGGTAGAAGGTGTTATTGGGTTCAATGATAAAAAAGAAGTGATACTCTCGAATGACATGGCTAAAAATATCATTCAATCTATGGACAAAGATTCGTTAACCAAATTAGATGCTCAAAATGAACTCACAGTTAAGAAAAAAATCACTCAATTTGAAGAAT
The genomic region above belongs to Staphylococcus durrellii and contains:
- a CDS encoding SDR family NAD(P)-dependent oxidoreductase, which produces MKGQHYIMTGATSGLGLALLKTLLKQQVRVTVLARTPQKIAELTNKINSNQLTIIKCNLLNIDDINSITAQLSASKIDGLIYSSGVGYFKSIEAHSTEEILETYQLNLVNFNVLFKALLPYFAHNASIVGIGSQAAYSTQAYAAHYGASKAAFIQLLNALRLEHPSFHVMTVNTGPVNTPFHNHADPTLQYAKKYQRIMLDPSRLAQDIIDGINQKKVEINQPRWMYILLKFYNLAPRIYERLFPFAFKNKK
- the scpB gene encoding SMC-Scp complex subunit ScpB; its protein translation is MALMHNGILEALLYTAGDEGIEERQLLEILDFDQSTFHELIANYESPGLVIQKFGTTYVLTTKKEASEYVEKLVEQKSKMKISQAAMETLSIIAYNQPISRSDIEMIRGINSDGAVKTLIAKGLVEAKEEDASRSHQLYTTNLFLNVFGIETIEDLPTTDEDDEEIEAFFSNLVNQKGENNE
- a CDS encoding NUDIX domain-containing protein, yielding MNLYEKTTNKKSIYKGKIIDLEVHEVDLPNGESSTREIVLHNGAVAVCALTSENKIVLVEQFRKPLDNTMLEIPAGKLEIGEEREEAAKRELEEETGYKAKELTLITDMYGSPGFTNEKISIYLATELLKGEKQLDEDEFIELHELSINKAQEKLKNNEINDAKTIIALQYLLLNYNHSN
- the fur gene encoding ferric iron uptake transcriptional regulator — encoded protein: MEERLNRVKQQLQQSSYKLTPQREATLRVLIENEKDHLSAEDVYLKVKDKAPEIGLATVYRTLELLAELKVVDKINFGDGVARFDLRKEGAKHFHHHLVCMECGKVEEIEEDLLPKVEEKVEQDFNFRILDHRLTFHGICSTCQAKGK
- a CDS encoding segregation and condensation protein A; the encoded protein is MYEVKLDAFNGPLDLLLHLIQKFEIDIYDIPMKSLTEQYMQYVHTMNQLEINLASDYLVMASELLMIKSKMLLPQSDEDDYFEEDPREDLVGRLIEYQNYKEYTATLNEKKEERAHYYAKYPTDLSHLEKNELWDPNNTIDLTELIIAYQKVKNRMELNTPKSVNIHKETFTIQQATSQVQLRLQKEHSFNFFSLFNYSEPIEMVVTHFLAILEMSKSGSINIEQHNSFDDINIIRGVNYGINA
- the xerD gene encoding site-specific tyrosine recombinase XerD produces the protein METIKNEYLKFIQLEKGLSSNTIGAYRRDLDKYVTYLNDNKIAHIDFVDRQTIQQCLGYLHDQGASAKSLARFISTVRSFHQFALREKYAAKDPTVLIETPKYERRLPDVLEVDEIIALLETPDINKNNGYRDRTMLELLYATGMRVTELIQLEVENVNLIMGFVRVFGKGNKERIVPLGDTVIDFLTKYIETVRPQLLKKTTTDALFLNLHGKPLSRQGIWKMIKQASIKANINKTLTPHTLRHSFATHLLENGADLRAVQEMLGHSDISTTQLYTHVSKSQIRKMYNAFHPRA
- a CDS encoding aldo/keto reductase; its protein translation is MQKNILTSGIELSEVGLGCMSLGTDYDKSETIIESAIEQGITYFDTADVYDKGVNENIVGKALKKYQNRDDIVIGTKVGNHLQDDGSTFWDPSKKYIKSAVKDSLRNLGLDELDLYQLHGGTIDDPLDETISAFDDLKQEGIVRAYGISSIRPNVIRYYLEHSQIETLMSQFNLIDNRPEDLVDEVNANNVKILARGPVFKGLLTANSSKALDNKFNEGIFDYTYQELGETIASIKEVENNLTALTFKYLKSQEALGSIIVGASSPAQLEENIKNYEAAQAISDEQLKAARERVKNLQYTQHVK
- a CDS encoding pseudouridine synthase; its protein translation is MSNESQRLQKRIANSGYTSRRKAEVLIEEGKVKVNGEQVTELGTKVKPSDIIEVEGIKIEQEDKLYILFYKPTQVITSVSDDKGRKVVTDYFNELETRIYPVGRLDYDTSGLLLLTNDGDFTNLMTHPRYKIKKKYIVKLKGYLMREEVKALEKGVKLEDGMTHPATVKIKNQDKEKSNTLVEITISEGRNRQVRRMFEHFGHQVTKLQRIEFGPLNLTGLNAGEGRVLTPHEVKTLRHLAENGK
- a CDS encoding DUF309 domain-containing protein — its product is MDNALKLFYYQFHTQQHYFLCHDILEEAWKQNSSFSKNDPVVSLILFATGCYHYRRHNFIGAKRSFERAYKIIVQDEDSQYLGLHISHYKNLITQIIYNIEQRKTFQPIQLPITDAMEQQILHDFPNYISTPYVIEDDYIIHHHIKRDRSEVIQARQDAMKNNNRLSK
- a CDS encoding response regulator transcription factor; this encodes MPNQILVVDDEDRIRRLLKLYLERESFEIDEAKDGKEAYEKAMNHDYACILLDLMLPEMDGITVASRLREHKETPIIMLTAKGEETNRVEGFETGADDYIVKPFSPREVVLRLKALLRRTQVTTSEQSEPHAKDLIEFNHLTIDNDAHRVLADDKQVNLTPKEYELLIFLAKTPNKVFDREQLLKEVWHYEFYGDLRTVDTHVKRLREKLNRVSGDAAQMIQTVWGVGYKFEVKSNDESAE
- the proC gene encoding pyrroline-5-carboxylate reductase — encoded protein: MKLVFYGAGNMAHAIFTGIVNSNVIDSNDIYLTNRSNEQALKDYAQQLGVNYSYDDKALLAKADYVFIGTKPHDFEALAERIRPYITDKNKFISIMAGLPMDYIREQLNTKNPVARIMPNTNAHVGHSVTGISFSGNFGATSKDEVDGLINAFGSAIEVSEDNLHQVTAITGSGPAFLYHVFEQYVTAGTRLGLEKDQVEESIRNLIIGTSKMIERSELSMGQLRKNITSKGGTTQAGLNALSEYDIKGIFEDCLRSAVNRSIELSNQDDDD
- a CDS encoding ATP-binding protein, whose product is MMNRLNNVVIKLWLTIIFIVTTVLILLSAALITFIQSYFTQDTEKSLLQDAKQVSQLVNESKNKDTAIEYSHKLIEGPVGLIIISDKHMAEPKNNKVKRQMFDAVKTDSNYNKIFDKGQKNSEHVTINVNGEKRTYVLIGYPTKPINNDVKSKYSGVFIYQNLKGVEETNNVITVIILIIAVIFLAITTVFAFFLSSRITKPLRELRSQAIEVSKGQYKQTSTITSKDEIGELSRAFNTMSYEIQRHVDALSSSKNIRDSLINSMVEGVIGFNDKKEVILSNDMAKNIIQSMDKDSLTKLDAQNELTVKKKITQFEEYEINSRYFVIIMSYIKQIQPDGRSGIVAIIRDMTNEHNLDQLKKDFIANVSHELRTPISLLQGYTESIVDGIVTEPEEIKDSLSIVLDETKRLNRLVNELLNVARMDAEGLTVNKEHQPIDSLLNKMQQKYKQLASDLQLNMNLNPQTDGHEWYYDSDRMEQVLTNLIDNATRYTESDDKITITCGADEYTDILYIQDTGTGIAPEHLKQVFDRFYKVDASRKRGKQGTGLGLFICKMIIEGHGGSIDVKSNLGKGTTFIIKLPK